From a region of the Rouxiella sp. S1S-2 genome:
- a CDS encoding carbohydrate ABC transporter permease produces the protein MSVETSPQPLLKKSVGSQTGARRGSLLLRRTSRMTLPILLCCAALLWLTPFIWMLSSAFSESSFSPNMASMLPRFPLTFDNFKQAWESADWLRLYANTLFFSFGTFLVQLVTITTAGYVFAYHEFRGKQALFYLLLIQLMIMPVIMMVPNMMILKQIGLLNTLTGTMMPYFASAFGVFLMRQAFLAIPREIEEAALMEGCRWWQVVFRVLIPMSWPAILAFATVSITYHWNEYLWPLMVLNDPDKQVLTVGLVSFAMGAESGGQWGLITAGTLMVCFPLMLAFVLFQKQFLKSFGFSGIK, from the coding sequence ATGAGCGTTGAAACATCCCCTCAGCCGTTGCTGAAAAAATCCGTCGGCAGTCAGACCGGTGCACGCCGAGGTTCACTGCTGCTGCGTCGTACTTCGCGTATGACATTGCCAATTTTGCTGTGCTGTGCGGCGCTGCTGTGGTTGACGCCTTTTATCTGGATGCTCTCATCGGCCTTTAGCGAAAGCAGCTTCTCGCCCAACATGGCCTCTATGCTGCCGCGTTTTCCTCTGACCTTCGACAACTTTAAGCAAGCCTGGGAAAGCGCCGACTGGCTGAGGCTGTATGCCAATACGCTGTTCTTCTCCTTCGGCACTTTTTTGGTTCAGCTGGTCACTATCACCACCGCAGGCTACGTGTTTGCCTATCACGAGTTTCGCGGCAAGCAGGCGCTGTTTTACCTGCTGCTTATCCAACTGATGATCATGCCGGTCATCATGATGGTGCCCAATATGATGATCCTTAAACAGATAGGCCTGCTCAATACGCTAACCGGCACCATGATGCCGTATTTCGCGTCGGCATTTGGCGTGTTCCTGATGCGTCAGGCGTTTCTGGCTATCCCGCGTGAAATTGAAGAGGCGGCGTTAATGGAGGGCTGTCGTTGGTGGCAGGTGGTGTTCCGCGTACTTATTCCGATGTCGTGGCCCGCTATTTTAGCGTTCGCCACCGTCAGTATCACCTATCACTGGAACGAATATTTATGGCCGCTGATGGTGCTTAACGATCCCGACAAACAAGTACTGACCGTAGGTCTGGTGTCGTTTGCCATGGGCGCCGAGTCGGGCGGGCAGTGGGGATTAATTACCGCAGGCACGTTGATGGTGTGCTTCCCGCTGATGCTGGCGTTTGTTCTTTTTCAGAAACAGTTCCTTAAAAGCTTCGGTTTTTCAGGCATTAAATAA
- a CDS encoding HD family hydrolase — MSVASPALNFGPMTEVFQFLMEIDKLKSVQRRTKVLGTQRQENSAEHSWHFAVAAMSLAPFAEKDVDIQKVIRMALLHDIVEIDAGDVLVYDLAAREAVHSKEVEAANRLFGMLPSPLNQQFLALWNEYEAGETPEARFALVIDRVLPVVMNLNNKGQSWVENNIRLEQVLSRNAFISEVNPLLWEHLLVHLNNAHEQGWLK, encoded by the coding sequence ATGTCCGTAGCCTCTCCGGCACTTAATTTCGGCCCGATGACCGAAGTTTTTCAATTTCTTATGGAAATCGATAAATTGAAAAGCGTGCAACGCCGTACCAAAGTGTTAGGTACACAGCGTCAGGAAAATTCGGCGGAGCACAGCTGGCATTTCGCCGTTGCGGCTATGAGCCTTGCGCCCTTCGCGGAAAAAGATGTCGATATCCAAAAAGTGATCCGCATGGCGCTGCTGCACGATATCGTCGAGATTGATGCGGGTGACGTACTGGTCTATGACCTGGCGGCACGCGAAGCCGTCCACTCAAAAGAAGTTGAAGCCGCTAATCGCCTGTTCGGCATGCTGCCCTCACCGCTGAATCAGCAGTTTCTGGCGCTGTGGAATGAGTACGAGGCGGGTGAAACGCCAGAAGCTCGCTTTGCGCTAGTCATCGATCGTGTTCTGCCGGTGGTGATGAATCTTAATAATAAGGGCCAGAGTTGGGTGGAGAACAACATTCGCCTGGAGCAGGTGCTTTCGCGCAATGCATTTATCAGCGAAGTGAATCCACTGCTTTGGGAACACCTGCTGGTGCATCTGAACAACGCCCACGAACAGGGCTGGCTGAAGTAG
- a CDS encoding phosphodiesterase has translation MFLAQISDMHFRSHGRKLYDFIDVNACNAEVVSQLNALEERPDAVVITGDIVNCGLASEYQVARHTLGNLRYPLYIIPGNHDDKAQFLEAMGPLCPQLGTDPQNMHYAVDDFDMRLLFIDSSLAGESKGWLTPQTLSWLEAQLEQGGDKPTAVFMHHPPMKLGSAQMDSIACENGDQLLALIERFPSLCRVFCGHTHRLIFTQYRQAIITTIPGTVHQVPYYHENPAPFYNLEPAACLMHRLVDKTGLVSYLHPLSQYPGPYLYDANISCPVDEK, from the coding sequence ATGTTTTTAGCTCAAATTTCCGACATGCATTTTCGCAGCCACGGCCGCAAACTGTATGACTTTATCGACGTCAATGCCTGCAATGCTGAAGTGGTCAGCCAGCTCAATGCGCTGGAAGAACGCCCGGATGCGGTTGTTATTACCGGTGACATCGTTAACTGCGGTCTGGCCAGCGAATACCAGGTTGCCCGCCATACGCTGGGAAATCTGCGTTACCCGCTGTACATCATTCCGGGCAATCACGATGACAAAGCGCAGTTTTTAGAAGCCATGGGGCCACTGTGCCCGCAGTTGGGGACGGATCCGCAAAACATGCACTATGCGGTCGATGATTTCGACATGCGCCTGCTGTTTATCGACTCCAGCCTGGCGGGTGAATCAAAGGGGTGGTTAACGCCACAAACGCTGTCTTGGCTTGAGGCACAGCTGGAGCAGGGCGGCGATAAACCGACGGCGGTGTTTATGCATCATCCGCCGATGAAGCTTGGCTCGGCGCAGATGGACAGCATCGCCTGTGAAAACGGCGACCAGCTGCTGGCGCTGATCGAACGTTTCCCGTCGCTGTGTCGCGTTTTCTGTGGTCACACCCACCGGCTGATTTTCACCCAATATCGTCAGGCGATCATCACTACCATTCCGGGCACGGTGCATCAGGTGCCTTACTATCATGAGAATCCGGCACCGTTTTATAACCTTGAACCTGCCGCCTGTCTGATGCATCGCCTGGTGGATAAAACTGGCTTGGTCAGCTATTTACACCCGCTGTCGCAGTATCCGGGACCGTATCTTTACGATGCCAATATCAGTTGCCCGGTGGATGAAAAATAA
- a CDS encoding ABC transporter substrate-binding protein, producing MRNIKALTLAVTMMTAGGVSAKQSIDFMFPAPVDGKLTMEMTRVIKEFNQSQNDVEVRGIFTGNYDTTKVKAEAAAKSGEPPALVIMSANFTADLAIKNEILPMDELFQYGNEKATPFLTQNFWPAMRQNAQVNGVTYAIPFHNSTPILYYNKDMFKKAGIDHPPADWAELLADAKKLTDQAKGQWGVMLPSTNDDYGAWILSALTRANGGNYYNADYPGEVYYNQPSTIGALRFWQNLVYRDKVMPEGVLNSKQISAAFFSGKLGMTMLSTGALGFMRENTKDFELGVAMMPKEVRNAVTIGGASLVSFKGISDAQKKAAYTFLQYLVSPKVNGSWSRFTGYFSPRIASYDTPEMKDYIAKDSRAAVALQQLKYAMPWYATYETVAVRQAMENQLGALMNDAKLTPEAAAAEAQKQADGIMKPYNEQTALSLPK from the coding sequence ATGCGTAATATTAAGGCGCTCACCTTGGCGGTCACGATGATGACCGCCGGCGGCGTATCAGCCAAGCAGAGTATTGATTTTATGTTCCCCGCGCCGGTCGATGGCAAACTGACGATGGAAATGACGCGGGTCATTAAAGAGTTCAACCAGTCGCAGAATGACGTGGAAGTGCGCGGCATTTTCACCGGCAACTACGACACTACTAAGGTGAAGGCCGAGGCTGCGGCAAAATCGGGCGAGCCACCGGCGCTGGTGATTATGTCAGCCAACTTTACCGCCGATCTGGCGATTAAAAATGAAATTTTGCCGATGGACGAACTGTTCCAATACGGCAATGAAAAGGCGACGCCGTTCCTGACTCAAAACTTCTGGCCCGCGATGCGCCAAAATGCTCAAGTTAACGGCGTGACTTACGCTATCCCGTTCCACAATTCGACACCGATTCTGTATTACAACAAAGACATGTTCAAGAAGGCCGGTATTGATCATCCACCGGCCGACTGGGCCGAACTGCTGGCCGATGCCAAAAAACTCACCGACCAGGCCAAAGGGCAGTGGGGCGTTATGCTGCCGTCAACCAATGATGACTACGGCGCCTGGATACTTTCTGCACTGACTCGCGCCAACGGCGGTAATTACTACAACGCCGACTATCCGGGCGAAGTATATTACAACCAGCCTTCGACCATTGGCGCGCTGCGTTTCTGGCAGAATTTGGTGTATCGCGACAAAGTGATGCCGGAAGGCGTGTTGAATTCGAAACAAATCAGTGCGGCGTTTTTCTCAGGCAAACTGGGTATGACCATGCTCAGTACCGGCGCGCTGGGTTTTATGCGGGAAAATACCAAAGACTTCGAGCTAGGCGTGGCGATGATGCCGAAGGAAGTGCGCAATGCGGTGACTATCGGCGGAGCGAGTCTGGTCAGCTTCAAGGGCATTTCTGACGCGCAGAAAAAAGCAGCCTACACCTTCCTGCAGTATCTGGTCAGCCCGAAAGTGAACGGCAGCTGGAGTCGATTCACCGGCTACTTCTCACCACGTATCGCGTCTTACGATACGCCAGAGATGAAGGACTATATTGCCAAAGATTCGCGGGCTGCAGTTGCCCTGCAACAGCTTAAGTATGCGATGCCGTGGTATGCTACCTATGAAACTGTTGCCGTGCGTCAGGCGATGGAAAACCAGCTGGGTGCTCTGATGAACGATGCCAAACTGACGCCGGAAGCGGCAGCAGCCGAGGCGCAGAAGCAGGCTGACGGAATCATGAAACCTTACAATGAGCAGACCGCGCTGAGTCTGCCTAAATAA
- a CDS encoding ABC transporter ATP-binding protein — MSSIRLENVSKQFEGSMAVNNLSLEIADGEFLVLVGPSGCGKSTLLRLLAGLEQVSEGRILQAGSDITDLEPRERNFSMIFQNYALFPHMTVEQNITFGMRMRNEPKSQHRARVDRVADLLQLGELLGRKPGKLSGGQRQRVAMARAIVRDPKLFLMDEPLSNLDARLRTEVRDGIMTLHQQLKTSTVYVTHDQMEAMTMADRIAVLNGGHLQQIGAPQTLYAHPANLFVAGFIGTPAMNIFKLPCRDGVVMVDNQAVHLPDTAHARQLTEVYLGIRPEHIEDDARFTPRSGDDSGRIMLTASLTYCELLGADYLNHAQTSLGALRYLRENRGNAPQANQQVTLSFSLQDIHLFSGQNQLNLHREMQHA; from the coding sequence ATGTCGAGCATTCGTCTGGAGAACGTCAGTAAACAGTTTGAAGGCAGTATGGCGGTCAATAACCTGTCGCTGGAAATCGCCGACGGCGAATTTCTGGTGCTGGTGGGGCCTTCAGGATGTGGGAAAAGTACGCTGCTGCGCCTGCTGGCCGGTCTCGAACAGGTCAGCGAAGGGCGTATTTTGCAGGCCGGAAGCGACATCACCGACCTTGAGCCACGCGAGCGTAATTTTTCGATGATCTTCCAGAACTACGCGCTTTTTCCGCACATGACCGTTGAGCAGAACATTACTTTCGGCATGCGTATGCGTAATGAACCCAAGTCGCAGCATCGGGCGCGGGTAGACAGAGTGGCAGATCTGCTGCAGTTAGGTGAACTGCTGGGCCGCAAGCCGGGCAAGCTTTCCGGCGGCCAGCGCCAGCGCGTGGCGATGGCGCGGGCTATTGTGCGTGACCCTAAACTTTTTTTGATGGATGAACCGCTGTCGAATCTGGATGCACGACTGAGAACCGAAGTGCGCGACGGTATCATGACACTGCACCAGCAGCTGAAAACCAGCACCGTTTACGTGACCCACGACCAGATGGAAGCCATGACCATGGCTGACCGCATTGCGGTGCTTAACGGCGGTCATTTACAGCAAATCGGTGCGCCGCAAACGCTGTACGCTCATCCGGCCAATCTGTTCGTTGCCGGATTTATTGGCACACCGGCGATGAACATTTTCAAACTGCCTTGCCGCGATGGCGTGGTGATGGTCGATAACCAGGCCGTTCACCTGCCCGATACCGCCCACGCACGCCAGTTGACCGAGGTTTATCTTGGCATCAGACCCGAGCATATCGAAGACGATGCCCGCTTTACTCCACGCAGTGGCGACGATAGCGGGCGAATTATGCTTACCGCGTCACTGACTTACTGCGAACTGCTGGGAGCGGACTATCTCAATCATGCCCAAACCTCGCTCGGCGCACTGCGTTACCTGAGAGAAAACCGTGGCAATGCACCACAGGCTAATCAACAGGTTACGTTGAGTTTTTCTTTGCAGGACATTCACCTTTTTTCAGGCCAAAACCAGCTAAATTTACACCGGGAGATGCAGCATGCGTAA
- a CDS encoding M60 family metallopeptidase, which translates to MSKRTLFKYSTLAVSLFCLYPATVAANTPAESSSSLSQMRGSVESPRQFVLDQPGEPNMVEKQYRWHDQTPLQSTGFWVEKGETVEINVNHQGGSLTPALAFFVTTPDDRTTHYKHAFKKALKQGDNTLVSEKSGIIYIANYHAPITGDIKINIRSGAKPFARFVLNQHSAQDYQQMLSQFNDIPYVELVSKRMMITLRRAKAVKYIGSKGPEEMLKNWDKIVTFAENQYGLIDENTNSPHQRIRHRFHWLDGISLPGVANNNNCGGYMNSGSWRMQACTEDAIGDVVDNKLLTSEEGWGGWHELGHQFQMIPMDWGTSAGGGNMTEVVVNLTSLYVQREMGMGSRLEYGRFWDEDVFPYLNQSKRDYHNLDSLFTKVAMLWQLDLTFGSDFYARLGKVYREIPQKQQPANSDEKVQRFILETSRLSGYDLTPFFDKWGLPITQQTKKSLSALELKKLNVPIWENRDNDIRYDLSQGVEKPLSAKLQNASAESGDLSHWHLDQGQFRVVKTQDGIKPAQGGYFFTARLSDSAADYARQDQMTQSIRLDNATVSQGESTATLSFKSNSWGDGDFGTVSLIARDKQGGTLQTKAVDTQSIQNKWLDNHIVMALPADSATLAVQVQATKKSGEMSDVHFDDFVLKVEKAVVGEPDNLLPVAHASVNPTSLTGAGKITLSASGSYDPEGEKLIYRWKQVAGPTVSLVSPNKLQSTAQLSAVSQKTLYSFEVTVTDVKGAYATRAVSMTQQPEVTSTVPAWDRSKTYPKPCVKVSYQGKEWFNGWWTVGNTPGSDGIFGVWREMGAKDMHAPCK; encoded by the coding sequence ATGTCTAAACGGACCTTATTCAAATACTCGACGCTGGCTGTTTCGTTATTTTGTCTCTACCCAGCCACGGTCGCTGCAAATACGCCTGCAGAATCTTCATCCTCACTCTCGCAGATGCGCGGCTCAGTCGAATCTCCTCGTCAATTTGTTTTAGACCAACCTGGCGAACCGAACATGGTCGAAAAACAGTACCGCTGGCATGATCAAACGCCTTTGCAATCCACTGGTTTCTGGGTGGAAAAAGGCGAGACCGTGGAGATTAATGTCAACCATCAAGGGGGGAGTCTAACACCTGCTTTGGCGTTTTTTGTTACTACACCTGATGACAGAACCACTCACTATAAGCACGCATTCAAAAAGGCGCTGAAACAGGGTGACAATACCCTCGTTTCGGAAAAAAGCGGCATCATCTATATCGCTAATTATCACGCTCCAATTACCGGTGATATCAAGATAAACATCCGCTCAGGTGCAAAACCCTTTGCTCGTTTTGTTTTGAATCAGCACAGCGCCCAAGACTATCAGCAGATGCTGAGTCAATTTAACGATATTCCCTATGTCGAATTAGTCAGTAAGCGAATGATGATCACTTTGCGCCGCGCTAAAGCCGTGAAATATATTGGCTCAAAAGGCCCTGAGGAGATGCTTAAAAATTGGGACAAAATTGTTACGTTTGCTGAAAATCAGTACGGTTTGATCGACGAAAATACAAACAGCCCGCACCAGCGTATTCGTCACCGCTTTCACTGGTTAGACGGCATATCTTTGCCCGGCGTGGCTAATAATAACAACTGCGGGGGGTATATGAATTCGGGCTCGTGGCGGATGCAAGCCTGTACCGAGGACGCAATAGGAGACGTTGTTGATAATAAACTCCTGACCAGCGAAGAAGGCTGGGGGGGCTGGCATGAACTGGGACATCAGTTCCAGATGATCCCGATGGATTGGGGAACGTCGGCGGGGGGCGGCAACATGACCGAAGTGGTGGTGAATTTGACCTCACTTTACGTCCAGCGTGAAATGGGCATGGGCTCAAGGCTGGAATATGGCAGATTTTGGGATGAGGATGTCTTCCCCTATCTGAATCAATCCAAACGCGATTATCACAATCTCGATAGCCTGTTCACCAAAGTCGCGATGCTCTGGCAGCTTGATCTGACCTTTGGCAGTGATTTTTATGCCCGACTTGGCAAGGTTTACCGTGAAATACCGCAAAAGCAGCAACCTGCTAACTCAGATGAAAAAGTTCAGCGCTTTATTCTGGAAACCAGCCGCCTTTCTGGCTACGACCTGACGCCTTTCTTCGATAAATGGGGCCTGCCGATCACCCAACAGACGAAGAAAAGCCTTAGCGCACTCGAGCTTAAAAAGCTAAACGTTCCAATCTGGGAAAATAGAGACAACGACATTCGTTATGATCTTTCGCAAGGCGTTGAAAAACCGCTTTCGGCAAAACTGCAAAATGCGAGTGCTGAAAGCGGCGATCTATCACATTGGCATCTTGATCAAGGGCAATTTCGTGTAGTCAAAACCCAGGACGGAATCAAGCCTGCGCAGGGGGGTTATTTCTTTACCGCCCGCCTAAGTGACAGTGCCGCAGATTATGCACGCCAGGACCAAATGACCCAAAGTATTCGCCTGGATAATGCAACGGTAAGCCAGGGAGAGTCAACGGCCACACTGAGCTTTAAAAGTAACAGCTGGGGAGACGGTGATTTCGGCACGGTAAGCCTTATTGCTCGCGACAAGCAGGGCGGTACGCTGCAAACAAAAGCGGTTGATACACAAAGTATTCAAAATAAGTGGTTAGACAATCATATTGTCATGGCGTTGCCTGCGGACAGCGCAACGTTAGCCGTGCAGGTTCAGGCTACTAAAAAAAGCGGAGAAATGTCAGACGTCCATTTTGATGATTTCGTTTTGAAAGTCGAAAAAGCCGTCGTGGGCGAGCCAGATAATTTACTTCCTGTTGCCCATGCCTCTGTTAATCCGACAAGCCTTACGGGTGCGGGGAAAATTACCCTCAGTGCTTCAGGCAGTTATGACCCAGAGGGTGAAAAGTTAATCTACCGATGGAAGCAGGTTGCAGGACCGACCGTGTCCCTCGTTTCACCTAATAAATTGCAGTCAACTGCGCAGCTTTCAGCCGTGAGCCAAAAAACCCTTTATAGTTTTGAAGTCACGGTAACGGATGTTAAGGGAGCCTATGCCACTCGTGCAGTGAGCATGACGCAACAGCCCGAAGTCACCAGCACAGTACCCGCGTGGGATCGCTCAAAAACCTATCCTAAACCCTGTGTGAAAGTCTCTTATCAGGGCAAAGAGTGGTTTAACGGCTGGTGGACGGTGGGGAATACACCGGGTTCTGACGGTATATTCGGGGTCTGGCGTGAGATGGGCGCGAAGGACATGCACGCACCCTGTAAATAA
- a CDS encoding protein YgfX, with protein sequence MSWRSQLFSLAVHGILILAILLTPWPPEDWVIWLVLLVIVVSQAIRSQRRISARHGEISLLAQDRLLWRKQEWKIKQPVWMIDSGILLSLKREHTPRGWFKALRGKKNKLWLASDSMSEEEWRNLRQVLLTGKRDATPVKNHPPL encoded by the coding sequence GTGTCGTGGCGTAGCCAGCTTTTCTCGTTGGCAGTTCATGGCATTCTAATTTTAGCGATCTTACTTACGCCCTGGCCGCCTGAAGATTGGGTTATCTGGCTGGTTTTACTGGTTATTGTGGTATCTCAGGCGATACGTAGTCAGCGTCGTATCAGCGCACGTCACGGCGAAATCAGCCTGCTGGCGCAGGACAGACTCCTATGGCGCAAGCAGGAGTGGAAAATAAAACAGCCGGTTTGGATGATCGACAGTGGTATTTTGTTATCGCTCAAGAGAGAACACACGCCGCGTGGCTGGTTTAAGGCGCTTCGTGGTAAAAAAAATAAGCTTTGGCTGGCTTCAGACAGCATGAGTGAGGAAGAGTGGCGTAATCTGAGGCAGGTGTTGCTTACCGGAAAACGCGATGCGACACCGGTCAAAAATCACCCTCCGCTCTAA
- a CDS encoding hemolysin III family protein, whose amino-acid sequence MVKVSPPGYPWAEEIANSLSHGVGVVFGIVGLVLLLVQAVGANAGAMAITSYSLYGGSMILLFLASTLYHAIPHEKAKYWLKKLDHCAIYLLIAGTYTPFLLVGLDSPLANGLMVVIWSIAAFGVVFKLAFAHRFEVLSLVIYLTMGWLSLIVIYQLAMKLSHGGVILLAAGGIIYTLGVIFYASKRIRFGHAIWHGFVLGGCFCHFLAIYYYVR is encoded by the coding sequence ATGGTTAAAGTATCACCACCGGGATATCCGTGGGCGGAAGAAATTGCTAATAGCCTCAGTCACGGCGTTGGTGTAGTTTTTGGCATAGTGGGTCTTGTGCTTTTACTGGTACAGGCGGTGGGTGCCAATGCGGGCGCCATGGCTATTACCAGCTACAGCCTTTATGGCGGAAGCATGATCCTGCTGTTTTTGGCATCCACGCTTTATCACGCGATCCCGCATGAAAAAGCCAAGTATTGGCTTAAAAAACTTGACCATTGCGCCATTTATTTACTGATCGCCGGCACCTACACGCCGTTCCTGCTGGTGGGCTTGGATTCACCGCTGGCAAACGGATTAATGGTCGTTATCTGGTCGATTGCCGCTTTCGGCGTGGTGTTCAAGCTGGCATTTGCCCACCGATTTGAAGTGTTGTCTTTGGTTATTTACCTGACCATGGGCTGGCTGTCGCTGATTGTGATTTATCAGCTGGCGATGAAGCTTTCTCACGGCGGCGTTATTCTGCTGGCTGCGGGGGGCATTATTTACACGCTGGGGGTGATTTTTTATGCCTCGAAGCGTATTCGATTTGGGCATGCAATCTGGCACGGCTTTGTGCTTGGTGGATGTTTCTGCCACTTTCTGGCTATCTACTATTACGTTAGATAA
- a CDS encoding carbohydrate ABC transporter permease, whose amino-acid sequence MRHKIFPYLILLPTLVFLFAFTYFPLLRSAMDSLFDSRMASTNPPFVGLQNYQRLFEDAVFWRALLNNLAYILMTVIPGIVLALLLAVALWENTSLNRWLRTAFFFPMIIPLVSAATLWLFIFMPGMGLLDYYLAKFFGPMNNNYLGMSNSALIALSVIGVWKFAGYYMLFFLAGLQSIPASAREAALMEGASRTQVFFYITLPLLRPTISFVVTIALIYSITQIDHVAVMTQGGPNNATTVLLYYIQSLANDTHDLGKASAATFITLLLLFAFSVLNLRVLERGAHHER is encoded by the coding sequence ATGCGACACAAGATTTTCCCTTACCTGATTTTACTGCCGACTCTGGTCTTTCTGTTTGCCTTTACCTATTTCCCGCTGCTGCGTTCGGCGATGGACAGCCTGTTCGACAGCCGTATGGCAAGCACCAACCCGCCTTTTGTCGGCCTGCAAAACTATCAGCGCCTGTTTGAAGACGCCGTCTTTTGGCGCGCTCTGCTCAATAATCTCGCCTACATTCTGATGACAGTGATCCCCGGTATTGTGCTGGCACTGCTGTTGGCGGTGGCCTTATGGGAAAATACCTCGCTCAATCGCTGGCTGCGCACTGCCTTTTTCTTCCCAATGATCATTCCACTGGTCAGTGCCGCAACGCTGTGGCTGTTTATTTTTATGCCTGGAATGGGCCTGCTCGACTACTATCTTGCCAAATTTTTTGGTCCGATGAACAACAACTATCTCGGCATGAGTAACAGCGCGCTGATTGCACTGAGCGTGATTGGCGTATGGAAATTTGCCGGTTACTACATGCTGTTTTTCTTGGCCGGATTGCAGTCTATTCCCGCATCGGCCCGCGAAGCCGCGCTGATGGAAGGCGCGTCGCGCACGCAGGTATTTTTTTACATCACACTGCCGCTGCTGCGACCGACGATAAGCTTTGTGGTGACCATTGCGCTGATTTATTCCATTACCCAAATCGACCACGTGGCGGTGATGACGCAGGGTGGCCCGAATAACGCGACCACAGTGCTGCTTTACTACATTCAAAGCCTCGCTAACGATACGCACGACCTAGGCAAGGCCTCCGCCGCCACTTTTATCACTCTGTTGCTGCTGTTTGCCTTCTCGGTTCTTAATCTGCGCGTTTTGGAAAGAGGAGCCCACCATGAGCGTTGA
- the sdhE gene encoding FAD assembly factor SdhE: MDINNKSRIHWACRRGMKELDMAIMPFFNYEFDTLSDEDKQQFARLLECDDPDLFNWLMNYGEPDDVELKRMVNLIQTRNKDRGPVAM; encoded by the coding sequence ATGGATATAAATAACAAATCACGCATCCACTGGGCCTGCCGCCGCGGCATGAAAGAACTCGATATGGCTATCATGCCGTTCTTTAATTATGAGTTCGATACCCTGAGCGATGAAGACAAACAGCAATTTGCCCGCTTGCTGGAGTGCGACGACCCCGACTTGTTTAACTGGTTAATGAATTACGGTGAGCCGGACGATGTGGAGTTGAAGCGTATGGTTAACCTGATTCAAACGCGAAATAAAGACCGTGGCCCTGTGGCAATGTGA
- the ygfZ gene encoding tRNA-modifying protein YgfZ — MAYKYPFPPQKPASSSHLPLTIMSLEDWALVTVTGADTLKYLQGQVTTDVEKLAPDCHVLCAHCDAKGKMWSNMRLFKRGDGMAFIERRNLRDNQMHEMKKYAVFSKITFTADDDVVLLGVAGFQASAALKSIFSTLPDATNQVVQQDESTLLHFALPAERYLIVTSPEKAQQITQEIGEQAQLNDSQQWLALDIEAGFPVIDTVNSVQFIPQATNIQALEGISFTKGCYAGQEMVARAKYRGANKRALYWLAGKSSKVPAAGDDLELQLGENWRRTGTVLAAVQLGDGSVWVQAVLNNDLNTDNLLRVRDEAASSLRIQPLPYSLEEEK; from the coding sequence ATGGCGTACAAGTATCCGTTCCCCCCGCAGAAACCTGCATCTTCATCGCATCTTCCACTGACTATTATGTCGTTGGAAGACTGGGCGCTGGTCACTGTGACCGGTGCTGACACGCTCAAATACCTGCAGGGTCAGGTCACTACCGACGTTGAGAAACTCGCGCCCGACTGCCACGTGCTTTGCGCGCACTGCGATGCCAAAGGCAAGATGTGGAGCAACATGCGTCTGTTCAAGCGCGGCGACGGCATGGCGTTTATTGAACGTCGCAACCTGCGCGACAACCAGATGCACGAAATGAAGAAGTATGCGGTGTTCTCAAAAATCACCTTCACCGCAGACGACGACGTCGTGCTGCTTGGCGTGGCCGGTTTTCAGGCCAGCGCGGCGCTGAAGAGTATTTTCTCAACGCTGCCGGATGCCACTAATCAGGTTGTTCAACAGGACGAATCGACTCTGTTGCACTTTGCCCTGCCTGCCGAGCGTTATCTGATTGTGACCAGCCCCGAGAAAGCACAGCAGATTACACAAGAAATTGGCGAACAGGCGCAGTTAAACGACAGCCAACAGTGGCTGGCGCTAGATATTGAAGCGGGTTTTCCGGTGATCGATACCGTTAACAGCGTGCAGTTTATCCCGCAGGCCACCAATATTCAGGCACTGGAAGGCATCAGCTTTACCAAAGGCTGCTATGCCGGTCAGGAGATGGTAGCACGTGCGAAATATCGCGGTGCCAACAAGCGCGCCCTTTATTGGCTGGCGGGCAAGTCAAGCAAAGTGCCTGCAGCGGGCGATGACCTTGAACTGCAACTGGGTGAAAACTGGCGTCGTACCGGCACCGTGCTGGCGGCCGTTCAGTTGGGAGATGGCTCAGTGTGGGTTCAGGCGGTGCTGAACAATGATTTGAATACCGACAACCTGCTTCGTGTGCGTGATGAAGCCGCAAGCTCTCTGCGCATTCAGCCGCTGCCTTATTCGTTGGAAGAAGAGAAGTAA